GTAAGTATTGCTTTGCTTTAATGCTTGTGCCCCCAGTGGTATACTGCTGTTTTTTcaaattggatccatgccactgcagcCAATTCAGAAGCAAAAGGCAAATTACACCATAATGCGATCAATACCGTGCATGGCggtttatatatacatacacacacacataatcCGTGCTGTTGATCGCAGTTGGGTAAAACGCCCTTGCTTACAAGCCATTCTCCCAAGATATGCACACGAATTTCCAAACAACCAAATTGAAAACCCAGAATCAAGTAAGCTCGAACGTTGCCCAGGACATGCAAACAAAAACCAGACGAAATATAAACTCAAACCATAATCATCatccttccccccccccccccccacacacacacacactgaccAGCACAAGAAAACGTACATATATACATCAAGATAAACAAAATTCGATCGATCACGAGTTCTTCGAGCTGATCAGcaagatcatcatcatcagctagAGCTAGCTAAAGTAGCTTAATTAGCATCGATCGATGACGGAGGggaagaagacgaagacgaagccGCACAGGAGGGCGTGCTGcctgctgctcgccgccgtcgccgtcctcggcgCGCTGGTGCTGGCGCTCTACCTCGTCTACCGCCCCCGTCCGCCGCGCGTGGTGGCCACGCCGGTGGACGTGACGATCGAGCTCTTCAGCCTCGTGCCGCCGAAGCTGAAGGCCGCCGTCGGCGTGCACGTGGTGGTGACCAACCCGAGCAACTCGGCGTACCGGTACGGCGAGTCGCTGGCGTCGGTGACGTACCACGGCGAGCGCGTGGGCGCGTCGGTGGTGCcccgcggcgaggtggaggcgaGGTCGACGCGGCTGATcgagccggcgacggcggtggacgTGGTGCGCGTCGCCGAGAGCCCGCACTTCGCGcacgacgcggccgccggcgtgctGCCGTTCGTGGCGGTGACCACCGTGGAGGGGAAGGCGCTGGTGCTCCGGTCGTTCGAGGTGAGCGTGTCCGTGGAGGTGGTGTGCTTCGTGCAGATGTACGTGTTCCACGGCGAGAGCACCTCGCGCTGCGTCTCCACCGTCCGCACGGCCACGGAAACCGTCTCGTCGGAGCCATCCGGCGCCCGTGGCGCACGTAACTCTGTTCCTAGCTATGACTAGCTAAACTACACACGTACTACGTAGTATTACACTACACTACACATGTCACAAACTTTATTATTTATTGGAGTACTTTTTACAGTGTTTCATTTTGTAATTTttgagtgtatatatatacatatatgcattcCTTCAGTTCTCATTTACTttcttcgtcctaaaatataatacgAGAATGATACAGTCTGTTCAGATTCATACTATCTACTTTCTCCGTCATATAAAAGACCAACCTGGTATcgaatgtgacacattctagtactacgaatccgGACATAtatctgtctagattcatagtactataatatgtcacatccagtactagattcgtttttttatgggacatgGAGTTAGTTTTAAATCTCGTACCATGTTCTTATATtctagaatggagggagtagttaacaattttaattttggctataattaaatatataagttTTAAATTATAACATTTTGATGAGCCAAATTTAAACGCATCGGTGACACCGACGCGAACAGCTTCTGCTGTGTCCATCAGTGTTCTTGCTTCTAGAGGTTGAGATTCAGAGGCTGAGCTTTCGTTCGACATAACAAGGCAACATAATATAATCTCGTCGGATTACAATTAAACTGAGCTAGCTAGAGCGTAGTGACCAAGAGTACAAAAAGGATACCCAACTAAATGATGAATTTTTTGCATCACGTCGTGTCAGGACTCGagtttaattttataatttcttGCTTAATTCTGAACTTGTCTTACTGTCCAAACTCTGAAAAAGACTTTTTCTTCGATTGCACACGGAACGATCGATCGATAGAGTAAACAAAGGGTAAAACGGACGAAACAATGACGACGACGGCAAAAGGCACAATGCGTTACGTCGTTGTCGAGTGTCGACACAGTTCAGACTGTGAGCCAAGAGTTGAATAAACATGCGGCAGTGTAGCACTCTTCAATTTTGAGACAGGCGGCTGTGCTATGATGTTGTTTTGGGCCCTTATATTGGTGCTGTTTACTATCATAAATTCCTTCCTTAATTGCATAATGAGCCGATATCACAAATTCATAAACTAAATTATCTCAAAAAAATTCATTAACTAAATTAACCTTAAAAAATATTGTTACCAAACTCCAGTTTCCCCATGTACTCGTATGTTACCTTCTTGGACCTAGAGGCATGACAGAAATGACCTTAACTTTCATAAAAGAACAAATCAGTAAGCCCtcttattccaaaaaaaaaatggtgaacAAATCAGACACAAATTAAATCAGATGTGTGGCTGAAAAAAGAACAAGGaaatatatatagcaaatcAGATATCATAAGAAGATATTGCCCCTCACAATCTCCACAGAATCCTTCCATCAGCTCACAAATCTCCAAAATTAATTCCAAAACGGACACCGACGATAAGAAAACTAAATAAATTAGCAGGCAAATTAATTATAAACATGTACAAAGCCCCAAATTAACAGAAAGGAAAATAACAAAAACCAGCTGAAATTCCAATGCAGCTTCCCTTCTTTACATATGGCAAcccttctctccccttcttccatGCATATTaatcccccaaaaaaaatcaagaaaaaataattagcacGTCAATTAATCGCCAAATTCGCCGCCGGGGGACATGGCCGCCAGGAGGAAGCCCGCGCTGATCTGCTgcggcgcggcgctcgccgccgccgtcgtcctcgccgccgtcttcaccGCGCTCTACTTCACCGTGctccggccgcggccgccgcgggtgACGGCGACGGTCGTCGGCACGCGCGTCTCCGCCTTCGCCCTCATCCCGTCGCCGGCGCTGAACCTGACCTTCGACGTGGCCGTGGCGGCGTACAACCCGAACCGCGCGGCGTTCGAGTATGGCGAGGTGGTGACGGTGGTGCGGTACCACGGCGACGCggtgggggaggcggtggtgccgCGCGGGgaggtcggggcgcgggcgtcggcggaggtgagggcggcggtggaggtggacgCCGTGGAGGTGTTCTCGTCGCCGTACTTCCCCCTGGAGGGGATCGCCGGGGCGCTGCCGTTcgagacggcgacgacggtggcggggaAGGCGGTGGTGCTGGGCGTGCTCAAGATCAGGGCGAGCTCCGTGGTGACGTGCGGCGTCACGGTGTTCCCGCTCAGGAAGGAGACCACGTCGCCCCAGTGCACCTCCACCGTCCACGTgggctgatcgatcgatcgcggcCGTCCGTACTTCGTGCGATGGCCTTTGTTCAATTGTACAAAAGTACGCAAGTTAAATTAAGCCCCTCTTTAGGAATTACAGTACACGCGCTTGTTTTTTTCAAGTATACTGCTCTTGCTTTGAGCAATTTCTTTTAATGGATAGTCAGATTGGACTGCGTTATATTTGATACTACTTCTGTTTCAGTCGCGCgcacgcatatatatatatatatatatatatatatatatatatatatagagtaaatttgtttggtgctccatggtgaccgggcaccattgttgaaattgagtatatacccaattcaaatgagtatgaaactttttcaattacttaggtattaacattaactactttactaactagtttaaagcaagtttgaactgaatttgaacttgtttttgttagattttgattctaggtatatagcatccatacatataattagttaggtatgtaatcatggattgtgaaataaagttaaatttgagttgttttgttgataagtataggtatgaatcaaattattataactaggtatatactcacaatttgaaaattttaaaaaatttgagtgattttgtgcattagataccatggtgcccgggcaccatggtgccccatatgagtgtcatatatatatatatatatatatatatatatatatatatatatatatatatatatatatatatatatatatatatatatatatattcatatggGACTCTATGGCGTCCGAGctccaaggtataaaacacacaaattctcttaaatttttaaaaatttacaaattgtAAGTAGATAtctaggtatatgaatttgattcatacaaataACTAACAATAAAataactcaaactcaactttatttcacaattcattattacatacctaacgaattatatgtttggatattatatacctagaaccaaaatctaaccaaaaaaaagttcaaacttgttagtaaagaagttaatgtttatatataggca
The window above is part of the Oryza sativa Japonica Group chromosome 7, ASM3414082v1 genome. Proteins encoded here:
- the LOC4343421 gene encoding uncharacterized protein; amino-acid sequence: MTEGKKTKTKPHRRACCLLLAAVAVLGALVLALYLVYRPRPPRVVATPVDVTIELFSLVPPKLKAAVGVHVVVTNPSNSAYRYGESLASVTYHGERVGASVVPRGEVEARSTRLIEPATAVDVVRVAESPHFAHDAAAGVLPFVAVTTVEGKALVLRSFEVSVSVEVVCFVQMYVFHGESTSRCVSTVRTATETVSSEPSGARGARNSVPSYD
- the LOC107277229 gene encoding uncharacterized protein — translated: MAARRKPALICCGAALAAAVVLAAVFTALYFTVLRPRPPRVTATVVGTRVSAFALIPSPALNLTFDVAVAAYNPNRAAFEYGEVVTVVRYHGDAVGEAVVPRGEVGARASAEVRAAVEVDAVEVFSSPYFPLEGIAGALPFETATTVAGKAVVLGVLKIRASSVVTCGVTVFPLRKETTSPQCTSTVHVG